A genome region from Panacibacter microcysteis includes the following:
- a CDS encoding 3-oxoacyl-ACP synthase III family protein has product MHLSTVITGTGSYLPTITKANTDFGTQAFFSEVSQPMTTNQADLIEKFKKITGIEERRYASKELTTSDIAAIAAKGAVEDSGIDPETLDVIIVAHNFGNVIQGTIQSDAVPSLANRVKHHLQIKNPKCVAYDLLFGCPGWLQGVIQADAFFKAGMAKNALVVGAETLSRVIDQYDRDSMIFSDGAGAVVMQYKEDTAGILGCTAASHSLDEISYINMAKSYHPGSDEAIRYIKMKGRKVYEYALKFVPQAMKECLEISGVKIEDVKKIFIHQANEKMDQAIVDALYVMYGYSKAPIDIMPMTVHYLGNSSVATIPTLYDLVLHGKDAEHSLHKGDIIMFASVGAGMNINAACYRV; this is encoded by the coding sequence ATGCATTTGAGTACGGTTATTACAGGAACAGGTTCTTATCTTCCAACTATTACAAAAGCAAATACTGATTTTGGAACGCAGGCGTTTTTCAGCGAGGTATCTCAGCCAATGACCACCAACCAGGCAGACCTGATTGAAAAATTTAAAAAGATCACCGGTATTGAAGAGCGGCGTTATGCCTCCAAAGAGCTTACTACATCAGACATTGCGGCCATTGCCGCAAAAGGCGCTGTTGAAGACAGTGGTATAGACCCGGAAACACTGGATGTCATTATTGTTGCACACAATTTCGGTAACGTTATACAGGGTACTATACAGAGCGATGCCGTACCATCGCTTGCCAACAGGGTTAAACACCACCTGCAGATAAAAAATCCCAAATGCGTAGCGTACGATCTTTTATTCGGCTGCCCCGGCTGGCTGCAGGGTGTAATACAGGCCGATGCTTTCTTTAAAGCAGGCATGGCAAAAAATGCGCTGGTAGTGGGTGCCGAAACACTTTCCAGGGTTATAGACCAGTACGACCGCGACAGTATGATCTTTAGCGATGGTGCAGGCGCGGTGGTGATGCAATACAAAGAAGACACGGCGGGTATATTGGGTTGTACAGCCGCCAGCCATAGCCTCGATGAGATCAGCTACATCAATATGGCAAAGTCTTACCACCCCGGCAGCGATGAAGCCATACGCTACATAAAAATGAAAGGCAGAAAAGTATACGAATATGCTTTGAAATTTGTACCGCAAGCCATGAAAGAATGCCTGGAGATTAGCGGCGTAAAAATTGAAGACGTAAAAAAGATCTTCATACACCAGGCCAATGAAAAAATGGACCAGGCCATAGTTGATGCGCTGTATGTAATGTATGGCTACAGCAAAGCACCTATAGACATTATGCCCATGACCGTTCATTATCTTGGTAACAGCTCCGTTGCCACCATACCCACACTGTATGATCTTGTGCTGCACGGTAAAGATGCAGAGCACAGCCTGCACAAAGGTGACATCATTATGTTTGCTTCTGTAGGTGCAGGTATGAATATTAATGCAGCATGTTATAGAGTGTAA
- the chrA gene encoding chromate efflux transporter, which translates to MQKPSFREAFKFWTKLGFISFGGPAGQIAIMHEFLVDKKKWISDSRFLHALNYCMILPGPEAQQLATYIGWLLHGFWGGIAAGVMFVLPSMFILTGLSVLYVTFGNIPWIYAMFAGLKPAVIAIVILALIKIGKKSLVSYYHYVIAALAFVCIFFFNIPFPLIIIGVLVLAALLKQWFPALFAGKGGKADTKEVDETGYIINRYAVVQGSFSWLHFAKQLLAGMALWCVPFIFLYFFVPDFAFWQNLSVFFTKAALVTFGGAYAVLPYVAQVSVEKFNWLSKYQMIDGLALGETTPGPLIMVLAFVGFMAGHNHFFNSAWYGTLGLVLTTYYTFLPCFLFIFMGAPVIERTRGNNSIKQVLSFVTAAVVGVVLNLTIYLAGAVIFPAGVSLAQLDYIMLAWIIISFIAMYRFKIGMIPWIGVSALFGLVHYYLLH; encoded by the coding sequence ATGCAAAAGCCATCTTTCAGGGAAGCATTTAAGTTCTGGACCAAACTTGGTTTCATCAGTTTTGGCGGGCCCGCAGGCCAGATCGCTATTATGCACGAGTTCCTGGTAGATAAAAAAAAATGGATCAGTGACAGCCGTTTTTTGCACGCGCTAAACTATTGTATGATCTTACCCGGCCCCGAAGCACAGCAGCTTGCTACGTATATTGGCTGGCTGTTGCACGGTTTCTGGGGTGGTATTGCAGCAGGTGTAATGTTTGTGTTGCCTTCCATGTTCATACTAACCGGCCTTAGTGTGCTCTATGTAACTTTTGGCAACATACCCTGGATATATGCCATGTTTGCCGGGCTTAAGCCTGCGGTTATAGCCATCGTTATACTGGCACTTATCAAGATCGGTAAAAAATCACTTGTCTCGTACTACCATTATGTTATTGCTGCGCTGGCCTTTGTATGCATCTTTTTCTTCAACATTCCTTTTCCGCTCATTATAATAGGTGTACTTGTCCTGGCAGCGTTGCTGAAGCAATGGTTTCCTGCACTGTTTGCAGGCAAGGGTGGTAAAGCAGACACTAAAGAGGTAGATGAGACCGGTTATATCATCAACAGGTATGCTGTGGTACAGGGCAGCTTTTCGTGGCTCCATTTTGCAAAACAGTTATTGGCCGGTATGGCATTGTGGTGTGTACCGTTTATATTCCTGTACTTCTTTGTGCCTGATTTTGCGTTCTGGCAAAACCTGTCTGTTTTTTTTACAAAAGCTGCGCTGGTAACTTTTGGTGGCGCATATGCCGTGCTGCCTTATGTAGCCCAGGTTAGCGTGGAAAAATTTAACTGGCTGTCCAAATACCAGATGATCGATGGTCTTGCGCTGGGTGAAACAACACCCGGGCCGCTTATCATGGTGCTGGCTTTTGTAGGTTTTATGGCCGGGCATAACCATTTTTTCAATTCAGCCTGGTACGGCACACTGGGGCTTGTACTTACTACGTATTATACTTTCCTGCCTTGCTTTCTCTTCATTTTTATGGGGGCACCTGTTATTGAACGTACAAGGGGCAACAACAGCATTAAACAGGTACTCAGTTTTGTTACGGCAGCCGTTGTTGGTGTTGTGCTCAACCTTACTATTTATCTCGCCGGTGCTGTTATTTTCCCGGCAGGGGTGTCACTGGCACAGCTCGATTATATCATGCTTGCCTGGATCATTATCTCATTCATAGCCATGTATCGTTTTAAAATTGGTATGATACCCTGGATAGGTGTCAGCGCATTATTTGGGCTGGTACATTATTATTTGCTGCACTAG